The stretch of DNA CTATCCCTGCCACAATGTGTTATAGTGTCAGGTGGATGTGACTATCACTGCACAATATGTTATAGTGTCAGGTGGATGTGACTATCACTCACAATATGTTATAGTGTCGGTGGATGTGACTATCACTGCACAATGTGTTATAGGTCAGGTGGATGTGGACTATCACTGCACATATGTTATAGTGTCAGTGGAGTGACTATCACTGCACAATGTGTTATAGTGTCAGGTGGACGTGACTATCACTGCACAATATGTTATAGTGTCAGGTGGATGTGACTATCACCTGCACAATATGTTATAGTGTCAGGTGGACGTGAACTATCACTGCACAATGTGTTATAGTGTCAGGTGGATGTGACTATCACTGCACAATTGTTATAGGTCAGGTGATGTGCTATCACGCACAATAGTTATAGTTCAGGTGGACGTGACTATCACTGCACAATTGTTATAGTGTCAGAGTGGATGTGACTATCACTGCAACAATGTGTTATAAGTGTCAGGTGGACGGTGACTATCCGCTGCACAATGGTTATAGGTCAGTTGGATGTGACTATCACTGCACAATTGTTATGTGTAGGTGACGTGACTATCACTGACAATGTGTTATAGTGTCAGGTGGATTGACTATCAACTGCACAATGTGTTATAGTGTCAGGTGAACGTGACTATCACGCAAAATGTTATAGTGTCAGGTGGACGTGACTATCACTGCACAATATGTTATAGTGTCAGGTGGACGTGCTATCACTCACAATATGTTATAGTGTCAGGTGGATGTGACTATCACTGCACAATGTGTTATAGTGTCAGGTGGACGTGACTATCACTGCACAATATGTTATAAGTGTCAGGTGGAGTTGACTATCACTGCACAATATGTTTATAGTGTTCAGGTGGAGTGACTAATCACTTCACAATATGTGTTATTTAGTGTCAGGTGGAACTGTGATATCACCTTCACGAATAGTTCAAGTGTCAGAAAGTGGAGTTGACTATCACTTGCACGAATTGTGTTATAGTGTCAGGTGGACGTGACTATCACTGCACAATGTGTTATAGTGTCAGGTGGATGTGACTATCACCTCACAATATGTTATAGTGTCAGGTGGATGTGACTATCACTTCACAATATGTTAATGGGATTTGATTCACAGTTCTCAGATGAGTCAACACGGCTACAGACAACACTTTCCTCATAACTAAACCAGAATACACCCTCAGAAATGTTTGTACAACAAACCAAATCTGAAAAGGAAAGCACTCACTCTGTTAGCAGTGACTACCAGGTACTGGAGGTTCTGCAGGTACCCCACGTCTGCTGGGATGTAGGTGAGGTTGTTGTGGCTCAGGTCCAGGAAGCGCAGCTTCCGACAGTAGAACAGCTGGCTGGGGATCTTATCGATCTTGTTCCTGTTCAGATAGAGCCTCTCCATGTTGTTGAGGGTGCCGATCTGGATGGGAATGTAGGCGATCTGGTTGTACCAGAGTTTAAGGCAGACCAGCCGGTGCAGGTGCTGGAAGCTGATGATCTCCTCGATGGTCTTCAGGTTGTTGTCCTTCAAtgatgacaataataataatacatttcattcatacatacaaaaacatttaataaatacagGGCCAGTTTCCCTGACACAGATTAAGCTTAGTCCTGGACTAGATTTGGGGCATTTTCACACAGGTTTTCACTTAGCTGTAGTTCGAATCAGAGTTTGATTATTtgttacacatacatacatgtatgtacgtacactaccgttcagaagtttggggtcacatagaaatgcccttgtgccactggaacacaggagtgatggttgctgatattgggcctcatattttatatatatatatatatatatatatatatatctgtatatatattcatacatacatacatacatatacacacactatttCTTTGGGGTCAGGTTGGTTTCACATTGCCAAAATGTCAAACTAACTAGAATGCCTAAACAAAACCACCTGTTCAACTTGTTTATTGGAGAGAAATGATCGCAGTAAATCCATCTATGATAATCAAAAGCATAACTTGTATGTCATACTACTTTCACTTTAGTTTTCAACAACATGCGGAAGGTAACAGCGTAAAAGCTGCTTTAACTGTGACGTGAAAATGAAACTCATTTTATTMttttttaaatttgtatttatttattgtttacttcagtttatttagtaaatacttattttttcttaaaactgcattgttggttaagggcttgtaagtaagcatttcactgtaaggtctacaccgcttgtatttggcgcatgtgacaattaaaatgtgatttgaatagtctatattcagtagcctatatCCMCGGTATAGCCCCAGTCACYTAATCTGCATTGGATGTGGTCATAAATGTGCAGCTACTCACAKAATGTTTCAGAGATATCAAGTTATGGTACTGCATGCACTTCATCAAATGCTCTCAGTCAAGCAACCAATAATACTGCGCAGCTCTGgttattttcctgtgtttggtcTGGACTGCATTCTCACCGGCAGCGAACCGCAYCACGGTACGAAATTAATCAGACCGAGATTTTCCTTTTTGAGCGAACCATGTGCGTTGTTTAGTGCATTCCTGAGTGCAGATAGAGTGTTCACACTAGCCCAAACTAACCGAACTAAGGGAGGAAAAGTAGCAGAATTCAGAAAAAATGCTCCAAACCAATTTGGTGTGAGAGTCCGCTTAatgtgtccgggaaaccagtCACTTATATAATAAAATCATCTAgatgaataaaaacaatacaatCACGTAATACAATTGGTGAGAACACAAATTAAAAGTACACTGAAcgcagggttgcaaaattcttgtAACGTTCCCAAAATTCCCTGGWTTTCCTGAAATCTCAATTGGCAGATTCCTGGAATGAGGAGAGAATAAGCACACAATCTCAAATCCtgcaaccaggatttctgggaaaccAGGGAAATTTGGGAAAGTTACAAGAATGTTGCAACATTAATGGAACGTAATAAACAGCAATGACAAACGAACCTTGAGGTCAATCTCCTGCARGTTGTGCAGGCTGAAGATGGAGTGTGGGATGCGTTCCAGATCACAGCGGATCAGCTCCAGTTCAGTCAGGTTCACCATCTTCTTCAGGCTGTTGAGGACCATCAGCTTGGTGCCCTCGTTGTTGACTGACAGCTTCTGGAGGTGCACYCCCACGTCCGTCACCACCTGAGGTGAAGAACATCATACATAAAAGGTGAAATATTACAGTGCAggaagaggggggaaaaacaacagGGTTTGACAGGGGCTCCTCTCCCAAACCAAATGATTAAAACTATAAATtacatgaaaaacaaacaaagacaagataaaAAGATAGAGTGAggaagataaaaaaaagaaacaaataccTGAGGTAGCTTGGTCAGGTTACTCTTCAGCCGGAGCACCTTGAGCCTCTTCAGCTCCCGTAGcccatcaataacaatgtatcgGTTGTTCTCTGCGCTCAGGTTCCCCGTCAGGTGCAGCTCGCTCAGGTTCTTCAGGCTGTAGATCCACAGAGGGATCTCCTTGATGTCGGTGAACTTGATGTGGAGGGACTTGAGGTTCTCCCTGAGGAAGGCCAAGGCGGGAGCCTCGATCTTAGCCGGGGTATGGTACAGCCACATCTCCTTCAGGTTGACCAGCTGGGCGATGATAGGAGGGATGGTGATGTCTGGAATGAGCTCCAGCTTCAGTACCTACAATAATAACAAAAAAKAATACATTCGGACCGAGAGGCCGATATCTAAGCTCAATAAACTGAAGTGACATTGGCAGGAGCAGTGTACAAGTTTCTTCTTTTAAGACATCCTGTAATTATTCCGACACACCTGCGACTCAGATGTGCGAGTACTTTTCCTATAATGTACAACAAATCACAAAGTTTCTACAGTGTGTGCATTCAAAAATAGACCAAATCAAGGCAYGTGGACAAAATGGAATACACTCTACACAAACTACCTCCAGCTCTATCAGGTCAAACACTGTGTCTGGGATGCCGCTCAGCATGAAGAGGTGCAGCTCCAGCTTCTCCTGGGAGTTATTGGTGATTCTCTGCCTCAGTTTGTCCAGAGTCCACTCGTTGTTCAGGTTGAGCTGCCGCAGCTTGTTCTCGCTCACCTCGGACAGGAAGACAGCAAAGCGTTTGGAGTACAGAGGGTCGTACTGGTCAATCATGTGCAGCATGAAAGCAAAGTCGTTCTTCACGTCCGGTATGTCGCTGTAACTGCTCTCCTCTCGTATCGACTCGAAGGAGTATTTCTTCAGYGAGCGCCGCAGCATCCAACAGAGAGTGTACATGCAAATTAATCCGTAAACCCCCACTAAGCTGATGTAGACGCAGGCTAGGATCTTAAACAGCGTGGCCAGAGGATGGGCACAACGATACATGCTGTACCCTGTGAGGCTCTCTATATCCACACTACAGTCCACACTGAACTGAATATTGTGCACATAATACCCCGTATAGCAGATAATAAAAATGAACTTAATGACTTTGATAATAGTCTGTCGGATGTAGAGCCTGTACACAATGTCTCCCTCTTCCACGTGTATGCGGAACTTTTTCACCTTTTCGAACAGAGCTTTTGCCTGTTCGCCCTCTTTCTTATCCAGTACGCCTGTCTCAGTGCGATCCACGATCCCCTGCTCCAGGCGAGACTTTGTCTTTTGGAGCATGGGGACGCTGGCCTCCACGTCCTCGCTGACAAACGACGCCTTCTTATCCATGGAGCCGTTCATCTTGTGGGGCTTGGGGTCGCGTTCCTCCACCACCGTCTCAGACAGAGCCCTGGTGGTCCAGGGAGAGTCAAAACACTTGAGTAAGATGGACACAAAGTGCTCCAGTTTGGAGCTAGTCCGGGGGAACTTGAACCAGAAGTTACTGCAGGCCAGGAAGATGAGGGTATGCAGTAGCACCAGGTAGGGGAAGTACTTGGCAAACCAGTGCAGGCGGTTCTCGTAGCACACAGCGTCTACGTAGTTGTACTGGTGGCGATCCAGGTTGTATTGGATCCCTTTGGGCTCCAACAAGAGCGGGGCCGACAGAGTAGCATTGAAATACCTCCTGCAGGTCTGGTTGACCACCCACTTGCAGGGCAGGCAGATCATCTTGTCCTGGGTGACCTAGAATGAAACAAAAGCATTTTAAGTACATGGACAATagtaaagtaagcattttactgtagtGTGTGCATACTATGCTGTCtcctgtgcatatgacaaataacactTTAAATTGATTTGTAACAGAAGCTGAACAAAAACAAGATCAAGTACATAGGAAAAAAAAGGGAATGTCCTCTAACGGACCTGCAGAGTGCCCCCGAACACGGCGATCATGAGCATGACGATGGAGATGTAGTCGGTGAAGACGTCCCACCATGGCTTCAGGATGCGGTAGGCCGGCTGGCAGTCTACAAAGTAACGCAGCTCAGTGATGGGGATCATGGCTTATCTGGGAAGAGGAGAGATAAYaataataattaggtgggtgGTTATATTtatcctgtttcacacatgtacaagtatgTATTAcacgcatgtgtgaattggaaatgtgtttttttgcaaacCCCAACTCTCCCTCTGACACCCTACGAGAGTTGGGTCACGATGGTGACGGGAGCAATGGCGACCCTGGACAatggcgaccctggagcaattagggttaagtgccttgctcaaggtcacagatggatttttcaccttgtcggattggggatttgaactagcgacctttcggttattggYccaacgctttaaccactaggctacctgccacccatagtATGACAGACAGGAGGTTTCATCATTTCAAATTCAACGTTTTTTTATGATCAAATTGCAGAAGAGCAATTCTGAATTTCTGAAATACTTGGCATTTAAAAATGGGGGCCTTCAGGTCCAATAAAATAACGGTGCACTCGCCACTAATAAATTGTCTACTACATTAAAATAGAGAAATCTGTTTTAtgccataaaaaaaaatctattgcaTCCGGAACATATATAGATTAGCTACCGCAATTAGTAACAGCCATTCCCGTCTTCTTTTMACACTCAAATCAATGAAGACTACCATAGCTCTTGCCACTGGAACTCCATGAACAAAACAAGCATCCTATGTCAAATGAATGTAATGTGTAACACATATTCTGTACTGACGGCATcagaaaagggaaagggagatacctggtcaactgcacaactgaatgcattcaaccgaaatagGTMttccgtatttaacccaacccctctgaatcaataGCAGCAATGCTAACAGGGTCATGCATCCGATAATAGGCAACCAGATGGATTCAGTTGAAGAGGTATAGTAATTGAATAGACTGACTACCGCATGCATGTTCTGAACCCTGAATCTCTGATGCATTATATTGGCTGGTTTGCTATTGATTTCACTATTGTTAAACAGGTCCAGTTAATCTAGCTGCCATAGGGCAGAATTTGGGACAGCATTTTCATTAGGgctggcagggtgtgtgtgttgggctgggaattgccagggacctcacaatattaTATTAAATCGCAGTACCATACATATATTGCGATTCACCTGATTCAATATTGCGATTTGATTGCTATTTGATgtcccaaacatattgctcactatacagYCAGGCCATMAATATTTGGACATTgaccaagttattattattttagctgtctatcacagcatattggagtttaaattaaataatgaatatcaGCTGAAAGTGCAGAccttcagctttaatttgaggtatTTACATCCA from Salvelinus sp. IW2-2015 linkage group LG33, ASM291031v2, whole genome shotgun sequence encodes:
- the LOC111957499 gene encoding volume-regulated anion channel subunit LRRC8A, with translation MIPITELRYFVDCQPAYRILKPWWDVFTDYISIVMLMIAVFGGTLQVTQDKMICLPCKWVVNQTCRRYFNATLSAPLLLEPKGIQYNLDRHQYNYVDAVCYENRLHWFAKYFPYLVLLHTLIFLACSNFWFKFPRTSSKLEHFVSILLKCFDSPWTTRALSETVVEERDPKPHKMNGSMDKKASFVSEDVEASVPMLQKTKSRLEQGIVDRTETGVLDKKEGEQAKALFEKVKKFRIHVEEGDIVYRLYIRQTIIKVIKFIFIICYTGYYVHNIQFSVDCSVDIESLTGYSMYRCAHPLATLFKILACVYISLVGVYGLICMYTLCWMLRRSLKKYSFESIREESSYSDIPDVKNDFAFMLHMIDQYDPLYSKRFAVFLSEVSENKLRQLNLNNEWTLDKLRQRITNNSQEKLELHLFMLSGIPDTVFDLIELEVLKLELIPDITIPPIIAQLVNLKEMWLYHTPAKIEAPALAFLRENLKSLHIKFTDIKEIPLWIYSLKNLSELHLTGNLSAENNRYIVIDGLRELKRLKVLRLKSNLTKLPQVVTDVGVHLQKLSVNNEGTKLMVLNSLKKMVNLTELELIRCDLERIPHSIFSLHNLQEIDLKDNNLKTIEEIISFQHLHRLVCLKLWYNQIAYIPIQIGTLNNMERLYLNRNKIDKIPSQLFYCRKLRFLDLSHNNLTYIPADVGYLQNLQYLVVTANRIETLPNELFQCKKLRTLNLGNNCLTSLPSRFGELTALTQLELRGNRLDCLPVELGECRQLKKTGLVVEEDLFNTLPTEVKEQLWKVDKETA